Genomic DNA from Candidatus Methylomirabilota bacterium:
CGACTACATAATACAACACGCCGGCAAGACCAAGGAGCATTGGCAGCAGGCTGACCACAAGTAATGCCAGAGAGAAACCTACGGCCTGACGACCCGTGCTCCTCCCTTCAGGATCGACAACGGGAAGGAACCGGATGCCCGCTCGGGCAAAGTCGTCGCGGTATAGCCTAGCGATGGCCAGGGTATGAGGTATCTGCCAG
This window encodes:
- a CDS encoding UbiA family prenyltransferase, with amino-acid sequence WQIPHTLAIARLYRDDFARAGIRFLPVVDPEGRSTGRQAVGFSLALLVVSLLPMLLGLAGVLYYVVALLLGVAFVTSACRLAIARSVAAARQLLFASLVYLPVLLLVMALNRSAL